Sequence from the Castanea sativa cultivar Marrone di Chiusa Pesio chromosome 12, ASM4071231v1 genome:
ATCCTAAAAGGTCCTGCACATACAGTGAAATTTCTTGTCATTCAGAAAAATGTCAATTATTGGACAAAGTCCATTGTTCTCCTCAAAATAGTTGCAATTATGTCTATGGATATACAAGTGGTTTAACCAAAGGTGTTTTTGCCAAAGAAAAAGTCACCATCACTTCTACCTCCGGGCAAGCGGTTTCCTTTGACATTGCTTTTGGATGTGCGCACAACAATACCATCCATGACAGTGACCACACAACGGGAATCATTGGGTTAGGATTAGGGCCTTTGTCCTTTCCTTCCCAAATTGGTATCAAGAGGTTTTCTTATTGCTTGTTGCCATATGGTACTGAATATACTGATCCTAGTATTACAGGCAAGATAAGTTTTGGCAATGGCAGTGAAGTTGTGGGTGACGGTGTGGTTTCAACACCATTTGTAGCTGTGGGAGATCAATATTATGTGACACTAGAAGGAATTAGTGTTGGAGACACATATGTGCCCTTTAACTCTTCTGGTAGGGTTTCTAAGGGCAACGTTTGTGTCGATTCAGGATCACCACCATTGACTTTGCCACCAGATTTTTATAATCGCTTAGAGGTGGAAGTGAAGAAGCAGATTTCAATTGATCCCATTAAAAATGAAACTCTAACGGGGACACGGCTTTGCTATAGAACTGAAATTACTAATGAAAATGGACCAAAATTGACTGTCCATTTTAAAGGTGCAGATGTGGAGTTAAAACCTATACTAACTTTCAATCGACCGGTTCATGCATATGATATTTACTGCTTTGCAATTACTAATACTGCAAATACTGAACTGGCAGATTTGGGTGACCAAGGATTATATGGCAACTATGTTCAAGCAAACTTGTTGATTGGGTTTGACTTGGAAACAAGGATGGTCTCCTTCAAGCCGACTGATTGCACTAAACTGTAGTGTTTGGCACTTTCAAGTAACATATACGATCAATGAAAGATATATACCTATtcatactttatatatatagcttaattatcttttttttttaacaaaaaaaaagaagacatttattttcattacaaTCTAATTACTAAATTACATTTCTAGCTTAAAGAAATGTTTTTACTTTCTATGTTTGTCTTCTGCAACAGCTTCGctttgttcatttatttattttttaggaacTGGCAAGACTTTGTATTAATCAAATGAAGAACGAAACAAATTACAAGAAACAATTGATCTCAAACAGAAACATCAGAAAgaaaactatccaaccaaataACAATATCTACTATTTCTTTAGCTTTGCAAAATAGGAGATGAGCTGTGGTATTTCCCTTTCTACGGACAAGAGAAAGTAGGTACCGCTAGAAAGATTCGTCTTAAACTTGAGAATCTTGAATAAGATTTCCAAAAGGAGCTAGAAAATCTTAATTATTCTAGAGAGCTGTCATCACTCTTGTCTCGAGATGGAACTAGGACTTAGGGTTCAGAGCgacaaaatgtttaaaaaaaaaaagaagactatttttatcatatatttaataagtaaaactatttttttagtaataaatcgttttttatttgagatagtaaaaatttaaaataaaaataatatctccaccacaaaataaaaatttaaactgCTATTAATatctccaccaaaaaaaaaaaaaaaaagaaaaagaaaaaataaacgtgatcatagaaaaagacaaaaaaaaaattgttttgactGGGAGAGAAATGGAACAAAAGTCTattagttttattaaaaaaatttaactggAACATTTTAGAAATGACTCTTGTTTTTGGGATAGTTTGACAAAATTTGCATTAATTGCAATCTTGACGAGTGCAATATGCACAATTCAAAAGTTGACAcctaaaataaaagttgtatTTGTCATCTTATTTACGTTTAATAATCATCTATAAAGAAGATAATCATTGTTGAtgttaaaaataacaatatgtACACAAGACAACACTACATTCAACTAACTTTATAAAATGTC
This genomic interval carries:
- the LOC142619307 gene encoding aspartic proteinase CDR1-like, producing the protein MASGVKFHPCFLLSYYLIGLLVTAHNVPQAQLIPYYGQHLMKASIGTPPVDIYGVLDTGSDLVSTECVPCDVCFSRIPKFDPKRSCTYSEISCHSEKCQLLDKVHCSPQNSCNYVYGYTSGLTKGVFAKEKVTITSTSGQAVSFDIAFGCAHNNTIHDSDHTTGIIGLGLGPLSFPSQIGIKRFSYCLLPYGTEYTDPSITGKISFGNGSEVVGDGVVSTPFVAVGDQYYVTLEGISVGDTYVPFNSSGRVSKGNVCVDSGSPPLTLPPDFYNRLEVEVKKQISIDPIKNETLTGTRLCYRTEITNENGPKLTVHFKGADVELKPILTFNRPVHAYDIYCFAITNTANTELADLGDQGLYGNYVQANLLIGFDLETRMVSFKPTDCTKL